In Bacillota bacterium, the genomic stretch AATCACGAGTTCGCCGATAGGGCCGCGCCGGTCCGCCCGGCAGTTGATGGCCCTCTTTGCGGAGACAACCGTCAGGTGGTAACCGGAGTACAGTTCCCGGATAAAGGAGGTATCCGAGTTCGAGAGCATCACCAGGCAGCCCCTTTTGTCCAGCTCCTGGAAGGTTTCGGCCAGGCGCTCCTGATCTTCTCTTCCAAAAGAGTCTGCCGTGTAGTCGGTGAAGTTTGCCGTTTCGGACAGGGGGTAATAAGGAGGATCAAAGTAGATGAAGTCTCCACTCTCTGCGTAATTCAGGACGACACTGAAATCATTCAAAAGGATCTGTGCCCTCTTCAGAGCATCGCTGACCCGTCGCAGGTTTTCCACGTCCGCGATTCTCGGATTTTTGTACCGTCCAAAGGGAACGTTATGTCTTCCCTGCCGGTTGACGCGCCACAAACCGTTGTAGCCGGTCTTATTTAAAAAGAGAAACCGGGAGGCCCGGCTTACCGGGTCCAGTTTTTCGGGATCTAAAGCCCGGATCTGGTAGTAGTAACCTGCTTCGTTTTTATGCTTATGAAGAGATATTAATAGTTCATCCAGGCTCTCCCGCACTACCAGGTAGAAGTTGATTAATTCAGGGTTGTTGTCAATCAGAACGGCTCTTTCAGGAAGCAGGTGAAAGAAAACGGCTCCTCCCCCTACAAAGGGTTCATGGTAAGCACCAAATTTCTTTGGAAAGAGCGGCTCGAACTGGGAAAGCAACTGGCCTTTCCCGCCTGCCCATTTAACGGGTGGCTTGGGTTTAACATTTTCTTCGGTAATCCGGACTGCCATAATTGTGTTCTCCTTTTGTGCATTTCATTCTTATTTTTCGCCAATGGTTACCAAAGTCCTGCTTAAACTCCGCTAGCTTTTAGGCTCTATTTCTTTTGACCTGCTCCTTCCCACTAATTCCCTACTGACCTTCTTTGCAAGAAACCTTAGAATAAAGAGAGAGGAGGAATTATATATGCGCGCAAACTGGAAAGGATCCATCTCATTCGGTCTTGTTCACATTCCCGTGAAGGTCTGCGGAGCAGTCGAAGCAAACCAGATTGTTTTTCACCAAGTACACCAGGCCTGCAAGAACCGGATACGCTACCAAAAATACTGCCCCTACTGCGAAAAGGTGGTACCAGACTACGAAATCATCAAGGGCTACCAGACCCCCGATGGGATCATCCCTGTTACCGGGCAGGACCTGGCAGAAGTTGACCTGCCTTCCCTTAAAACTATCGAACTGGCAGGGTTCATTAAAGAAAAAGGGGTTGACCCCCTTTTCTACCAGAAACCTTACTACCTGTTTCCCGACAACAGCGAGCAGCCCTACTGGCTGCTTTACCACGCCCTGAAGAAGAGCGGAAAAGTTGGAATCGCCAGGTTTGCCGTTCATTCGCGGGAGCACCTGGCTCTCATCCGGCCTGCCAAGGGAGTGCTTGCCCTCTGTACTCTGTACTATCCGGAAGAAATTCGGGAGGTCGAGGGAGTCTCTCCAAAAAAGCCCGAAGTGCAGCACATGGACCTGGCGCTGGGCCTTATCGAACAGCAGACGGTTGATTTCAAGCCTGAGCTGTATAAAGACAGGTACCGGGAATCCCTGGAAAAGATGCTGGAGAAGAAAATGCCCGAGGTCCAGTCGGCTTCACCGCCGCAGATTACGGACCTGGTGGAGGCGTTAAGGTTAAGTATCGAAAAAGCGAAGGATAAAAAGCGAACAGCGTAAAAAGCCCCCCCCATAAAGGGGGCTTTGCTATTTTAGACGGTTAGAAAAAATGCCTTCAAATCTCGAGCCGGGGCGGCAAGGGTAATATTAAATCCTCAATATTAATTAAAGTAATAAAACCGTTGATGTCATACCTAAAATCAGCGCTGCGACCGAAACTGCAGAGCGGCCAGCAGTTCCAAGCTTGCAAAACTTTAATCCAAAACCAATTAACATTAAAAACTAAGAAAATCAGCTTTTTGTCCTTCCCTGGCAAGGCGTTCTTCGGCTAAAACGCAGTATTCGGGAACGGTGTCGTAGCCGACCCACCGCCTGCCCAGCCTTTTAGCCGCAACACAGGTCGTTCCGGACCCGCAGAAGGGGTCGAGAACGACGTCGCCAATGTAAGAGTAAAGCCTGATCACCCTGCTTGCCAGCTCCACCGGGAAGGGAGCCCCGGTGCGGGCCACGTCCGCGCATGCGTGCAGCTCCACCCAGGCCCGCACGAAGCCCCTGTCGTCGAGGGAGCCGGAGGGATACGGCCTTTCCACGGCCTTCCGGGGCGCCCAGCTGTGGTGCTCCAGGAGGTTCCTCACCGCGGCCGCGTCCGCCGTCCAGGTTATCTTGAGCCGCCACTGATTCCCCGCGTTGGAGTAGCTTTCATGTCCTTCCGCCGTAATGCCCAGATGCTCCCGGACCGCGTCCGCGTACCATCTGTCGCGGTGGCGCACCCAGTAGCCGCCGTCCGACGTCGTGGCCGTGCCCCAGAGGACCCCCAGGACGTAAGCCCCGGCGTCGGTTGCGGTGTCGATGATTTTCACTGGACCAGGCTTTCGTTTCCTGTACTGCGGGTCGGGCACCCCAGCTTGGCGAAACTTCCGCGCTATAATACGCGCCATCCAGGGGCTGATGCCCAGTATCTGAGCTATTTTTATGTTGCTCATGCCCTGCTGGCGCCAGGAAAGCCACTCGGAAGCGGTGACTACACGGTTTTTGACAACAATTTCTGCCACAATGCTCACCTTTTCAATCTCCAGCACAGAACCAGACCCACGCCCAGACCTGCCCAGCTTCCCGCAAAGGCCAGCGCACAGGCGTAAGCAAGAGATGCAGGCCACGCTACTTCCAGACCTGCAAACCAGGCCACCATCGGCACAAGGTACGCTCCAGCCCAGGCCAGTCCCAGGGGGAGCTTAGTCTCACGGGAATATTTTCCTGCAAACCACCCAGCGGAGGCGCCTGCCAGGAGCATGGCGATAACCGACGCCATGAGCAGGGCTGCGGCTGCCCGCTCGCTCAGGCCCAGGGCTTTTATGCTTTTGGGGTCCATCATAAAAAGCCCGCCGGCGAAGGCCGCTGTGCCTACTCCAAGCGCAGAAATGATGCTTTCCGCCAAATGCAGATCGTCACGCATTGAGCATCACCCGTTTATTTGGAGTTACCGGAAGAGATTCGGTCTCCTTTTTCTTTGC encodes the following:
- a CDS encoding DNA adenine methylase, yielding MAVRITEENVKPKPPVKWAGGKGQLLSQFEPLFPKKFGAYHEPFVGGGAVFFHLLPERAVLIDNNPELINFYLVVRESLDELLISLHKHKNEAGYYYQIRALDPEKLDPVSRASRFLFLNKTGYNGLWRVNRQGRHNVPFGRYKNPRIADVENLRRVSDALKRAQILLNDFSVVLNYAESGDFIYFDPPYYPLSETANFTDYTADSFGREDQERLAETFQELDKRGCLVMLSNSDTSFIRELYSGYHLTVVSAKRAINCRADRRGPIGELVIRNYS
- a CDS encoding Ku protein, producing the protein MRANWKGSISFGLVHIPVKVCGAVEANQIVFHQVHQACKNRIRYQKYCPYCEKVVPDYEIIKGYQTPDGIIPVTGQDLAEVDLPSLKTIELAGFIKEKGVDPLFYQKPYYLFPDNSEQPYWLLYHALKKSGKVGIARFAVHSREHLALIRPAKGVLALCTLYYPEEIREVEGVSPKKPEVQHMDLALGLIEQQTVDFKPELYKDRYRESLEKMLEKKMPEVQSASPPQITDLVEALRLSIEKAKDKKRTA
- a CDS encoding site-specific DNA-methyltransferase; the protein is MSIVAEIVVKNRVVTASEWLSWRQQGMSNIKIAQILGISPWMARIIARKFRQAGVPDPQYRKRKPGPVKIIDTATDAGAYVLGVLWGTATTSDGGYWVRHRDRWYADAVREHLGITAEGHESYSNAGNQWRLKITWTADAAAVRNLLEHHSWAPRKAVERPYPSGSLDDRGFVRAWVELHACADVARTGAPFPVELASRVIRLYSYIGDVVLDPFCGSGTTCVAAKRLGRRWVGYDTVPEYCVLAEERLAREGQKADFLSF